The DNA sequence GGACGTCTGGTACTCCCTCCAGATCGTGATCTCCAGGCGGGTCGGGCTCCCTGCGAGGGCGAGGCCGCTCGAGCCCGGGTACCCGAAGCCTCGCGACGAGCTGTAAACGGCCGCGTAGGTGTAGCCGAGGCGCACCCGCACCGGCAGGGTTCCCCAGACGTCGCGCCCGTAGGCGTCCTTGCCGTCGAAGTCGAACGGCTGGGAGAGCCCGGCGGCGGCCGGATACCCCCAGGCGAAGTCCCGCCCGGCCACCTGGATCCGGAGCTCCACCCGCCGCAGGCTGGGCGGGATGCTGGCGCCGGTGAGCGGGAGGTCGAGGTGGCTCTCCGCCCTGAACCCGGGCATCCGCTCGCTCTGATGGTGGAGGCGCCAGGGGGTGCCGGCCACCGGCAGCGACTCACCAAGCGACTGGCCCTCGCAGCCGATGACCGAGCCGCACTCCTCGAAGGGATCGGGAACCAAGGGATCCCGCCCTGGTGGCGCAGGGGGCGGGCGGGCGTCGAGGGGGAGGGCGATGCCCCAGTTGAGATCGGCCGGCGAGAAGTGGCTCATGCGGACTCGCCACAGGGACTGGCCCGGGGCATAGAGCGAGGCCAGGGCCTGCCGCTCCTCCACATCGATGCCGATGGCAGCCAGGGCCGCCGCGTCGGCCGGCGCGCCGCCGGCATCCAGCGCGACGTCGGCGGCGCCGCCGGTGGCGCCGAGCACCGTGAGCACCACCCCGTTCTCGCCCGCCCGCCAGAGCCCGGCGTCGCGGTCGTACCAGCCGTAGGGCACGGCCGTGCCGGCCGGGAAGCCGAGGAAGTTCTCGACGTAGTGGACCACCGGCGTCGAGAAGACGACGTGGCTCGCGCCGCCGGCGAGCCCCTCGTCGGCCGAGAGCTCGACCGCGTAGGTGTAGGCGCTGCTGGCCGGCAGCGTGCCGGGCATGGCCTCGGGGCCGCTGGCGCCGACCGTGTACTCGGTCGACCGGAAGTGGAGCACCGGCGCCGGCACCGTCGTGCCGTCGGGCATGAGGAGCGACGCCGAGGTCCCGGCGGGGAACAGGACGGTGGAGCGGCGCGTCCCGCTGTCGTCGCTCGAGGCGGTGCCCCGGGCCACCTGCAGGGCGATGGCCCCGGAGGCGACGGTGGTCACGGCGGGGTCGAGCGGGATGAGGACCACGTCCGGCACGCTCACGAAGCCGGCCCAGGGCGCCACCACCTGCCGCTGCGACGGGAGGTAACCCTCGGCCTCCATCGAGACCGTCATGGTGCCGCCACCGTTCACGGCCAGATCGTAGCGGCCGTCGGCCCTCGAGAGGGTCTCGCCGAGCTCGGGGTGACCGACCACGCGGACCCGGGCCCCCGACAGCGGCGCGCCGGCGCGGGTCCAGAGGGCGCCGCGCAGGACCGCGGCGCGCTCCGGCCGGATGGTCCCGGGGGCCACGCCGGTCTGGATGGGGTCCGGCCCTTCGTAGAGGAAGGCGGTCGAGGCGGCCAGGGTGGTGGCCACGCCCGCCGGGACGGGAGGCGCCACGGTGGAGGGGTCGGGCGGCAGGACCGGCCCCTGGCCCGGGCCGGAGGAGATCACCAGCGCGACGCCGGACAGGGGCAGCACCACCTCCCCGGCGCTCGGGACCTGGGAGATGATCTGGCCAGCCGGGACGGTGGGCGAGGCGGAGGTGGTCACCGCCCCGAGGTTCAGGCCGGCGGCGTCGAGCGCGGCCTGGGCCTCGGCCTGGGTCAGGCCCGCGAGGGACGGGACGGTCACCGTGCTCGGCCCGGAGGAGACCACCAGGTCCACCGCCGCGCCGGTCGCCACCGTGGCCCCCGCCGCCGGGTCCTGGCCGACGACCTGGCCGGCCGGCGCCGTGGGGCTGCTCGCCAGGCCCACCTCGCCCACCGAGAGGCCGGCGGCCGTGAGGGCCGTGGTCGCCGCCGCCTGCGAGAGGCCGACCAGGCTCGGGACGGTGACGGTGGGAGGCGTGACCGGCGCGCCACCGCCGGAGCCGCCGCAGGCCGCGCCCAGCAAGGCCGCGGCGAGGAGCGGCAGGAGCCGCCCGGTGCGCGAGGAGCAGCGGGAAGGCTCGAGGCGGCGCATGTGGACTCCAGGGTCGTGCGGGGAGGGCCGGCATGGGCTCTAGCTGCCCGTGGTGTAGACGGCAAGCCGCACCGCGTGTGACGCAGCGCGGGCGGCGCCGGGGCGCGACCAATTCGGGGGGGCGTGACGGGACCGGCGCGTCGGCCTAAGACTCGGTGGATGGCCACCCTCGAGTTCTTCTTCGACTTCACCTCGCCGTACAGCTACCTGGCCTCCACCCAGGTGGAGGCGCTGGCGGCCCGCACCGGCGCCACGCTGCGCTACCGCCCCTTCCTCCTGGGCGGGGTCTTCAAGGCCACCGGCAACCGGGCGCCCATCGAGACGGTGGCCAAGGGCCGCCACATGTGGACCGACCTCCTGCGCTGGTCGAAGCGGCTGGAGGTGCCCTTGCGGCGGCCGCAGACCTTCCCCATCCCCTCCATCCTGGCGCTGCGGGCCGTGCTGGCGGCCCCGCCCGAGGCGCTGGGGGCGGCCAGCCAGGCGGTCTTCCGGGCCGTCTGGGCGGAGGACCGCGAGGTGGGCAAGCCGGAGGTGC is a window from the Anaeromyxobacter sp. genome containing:
- a CDS encoding 2-hydroxychromene-2-carboxylate isomerase encodes the protein MATLEFFFDFTSPYSYLASTQVEALAARTGATLRYRPFLLGGVFKATGNRAPIETVAKGRHMWTDLLRWSKRLEVPLRRPQTFPIPSILALRAVLAAPPEALGAASQAVFRAVWAEDREVGKPEVLAAVLTEAGLDGAALVAAAPGQKEALVAQTQEAVDRGAFGAPTFFVGSELFVGNDRLDFVEQALRGR